One genomic segment of Rhizorhabdus phycosphaerae includes these proteins:
- a CDS encoding NADPH:quinone reductase has product MLVHIKASGINPSDYKHRGNFAGNGIATRMVPHSDGAGIIEQVGADVPKSWLGKRVWLWNAVFRHGYAPPGPREAGTAAEYVALPLQNVAVLPNNVSFEIGACLGVPGFTAYAAVYADGDPRGKTIFIQGGAGAVGELAVQLASSAGATVVATVSSAQKAERARTSGAHYVIDYREQDVVKVMSDIFPSGVDQIIEVDFSANIEMDVKLLKHYGLIVSYSSTSNRFPSIPYYALQFKGASIKTLQIFTLPDIERNAAVKTLSAALKAGGLRPTIAKSFPLDRIAEAHTFAEQGPDGNVVLSGPGEEFI; this is encoded by the coding sequence GTGCTCGTGCATATCAAGGCATCGGGCATCAACCCTTCGGACTACAAGCATCGCGGTAATTTTGCCGGTAACGGCATTGCGACGCGGATGGTGCCGCACAGCGACGGCGCCGGGATCATCGAGCAAGTCGGCGCCGACGTTCCGAAGAGCTGGCTGGGCAAACGGGTCTGGTTGTGGAATGCCGTTTTCCGCCACGGCTATGCGCCGCCGGGACCGCGCGAAGCCGGCACGGCAGCCGAATATGTGGCGTTGCCACTTCAGAATGTCGCAGTTCTTCCAAACAATGTTTCATTTGAGATCGGCGCATGCCTCGGCGTGCCCGGCTTCACCGCCTACGCGGCGGTATATGCCGACGGTGATCCGCGCGGAAAAACCATATTCATCCAAGGTGGCGCTGGCGCAGTGGGCGAACTAGCCGTTCAACTGGCGTCTTCCGCCGGCGCTACGGTCGTAGCGACCGTCAGCAGTGCACAGAAGGCCGAGCGCGCACGCACGTCCGGTGCGCATTATGTCATCGACTACCGTGAGCAAGACGTTGTGAAGGTGATGTCGGATATTTTCCCGAGTGGCGTTGATCAGATTATAGAGGTGGACTTTTCCGCAAATATCGAAATGGATGTGAAATTACTAAAGCATTATGGTCTGATCGTTTCTTATTCTTCTACGTCTAACAGGTTTCCTTCGATTCCCTATTATGCGCTTCAATTCAAAGGTGCATCTATCAAGACGCTTCAGATATTTACGCTTCCCGATATCGAACGCAATGCGGCTGTTAAAACGCTCTCCGCTGCTTTGAAGGCTGGCGGGCTGAGACCGACTATTGCCAAATCCTTCCCGTTAGACAGGATCGCCGAAGCTCACACTTTTGCTGAGCAGGGGCCGGACGGAAACGTTGTTTTGAGCGGTCCGGGCGAGGAGTTTATCTAA